The region AACCATACATTTGTTTTTCTTCAAATGTACAGGTTATTTCGTTACAGATCCTAAGGACCACTGTACGCTCCCTGTAATTTTCAATGATTTCATAAGTCTTTATATTTTAATGAACTGCAAACATAAAGGCTGCTGATTGAAATTGTGGGCTTATACTTTAGGAAATATGACATACAACGGCTACTTTGCTGCCCTCAACAAAAACACAAGAGAGCATGAAACGAGTTACAGGATTGGGAGGCGTATTCTTTAAATGCGAGGACCCCGAAAATATGAAGGAATGGTATGCCGACCATCTGGACATAAAAACAGATGAGTATGGCGGCCTCTTTGAATGGTGCGAAAAAGGCAATCCTGGCAAAACATGCCACACGGCCTGGAGCCCTTTCAGCCAGACCACCAAATATTTTGCACCCAGCACCAAGCCGTATATGTTCAACTACCGGGTACACGACCTGGAGGCGCTCATGGAGCAACTCAAAAAGGAGGGCGTGGAAATAGTGGGCGAAATTGAGCATTATGACTATGGCAAATTCGGATGGATACTGGATCCCGAAGGTAACAAGGTAGAGCTGTGGGAACCTGTGGATGAAAACCTGAAGAAGCAGTAAACGATGGCCAAAACCATCAGGATCACCACAACGCAAAAGGTAGTTATAGAATATGAGCTTGCGCCCCTCCGCGATCGCATCCTCGCCTGGCTGATTGATTTCATCATCATCTTTTTCGGCAGTATTCTCATTCTTATAGCCCATTCGCTGATAGGCCAGAACATGGTGATAATGCTTATCTCCCTGCTGTTTTTCTTTTATACGCTGGCCTCGGAGATCCTTATGGACGGGCAAACGCTGGGAAAAAAGGTGCTGAGTACAAAGGTGGTGAAGATCAGTGGGAGGGAAGCCACTATCGGGGATTACCTCATTCGCTGGAGCTTCAGGATCATTGACATTTACTTTACGCTGGGTGGTGTGGCAGCTATGCTCATCAGTTCTTCCCCAAACAATCAGCGGTTGGGTGGCAGGCTGTCGCATACCACGGTCATAAAACTTCGCCCTTCATTGAGGGTTTCGCTACGTGATGTGCTTGCCATAAACGAATCGCAACCGCATGAGATCACCTATCCGCAAGTCAGGCGATTAGCGGAAAAGGACATGTTGCTGATCAAGAACGTGCTTGACCGCACACGGAAATATAATAATCCCGCCCACCGCGCGGCCATGACCGAACTTGTGGAGAGAATCCGGCAGGAATCAGGAATCACTCCGAAGGAATCTGACCCGGCCCAATTTATAGAAAAATTGATCTGGGACTATGTAGTGCTGACGAGGTAGTGGCACGGTATAAATTATCAGCCAAACGGGTGATAATTCTTTAACAAAAAAACGTAGAATGGGACAGGCACATCATTTATTCATAAGCCCGGAGAAGCACAGAAATTACTGGTATGTATACTTTTATAAAAAAGTTAAATCATTAATTATTTAGTAATGATAATTCAAACTATGAATTTAATGAAATGATAAACAAAAAACATTGGCGAACATCATACATAAAAAAAGTTACCGTAACAAAAGAAACTTCTTCCGGCTCCTCCACCACCCGAAACAAAAACCGGGAATGGTTGAACCATCCTCTATTGCCGTTGTTTGCCTCTGCCAAATGAATTAACATAAAAGACCGATGAACTCCCAAACAGGAATTAAAGAACAAATACTCCGGCACCTGCATGAATTGCTGGACCGAAAGATCGCGGAAGCGAGCCGGGCACTTGAGTCTGCAAAAGAATCCCGCGATAGCGACACAAAAAGCTCTGCGGGCGATCAATATGAAACGGGCAGAGCGATGATGCAAATTGAGATGGAGAATTATGACA is a window of Bacteroidia bacterium DNA encoding:
- a CDS encoding RDD family protein, which codes for MAKTIRITTTQKVVIEYELAPLRDRILAWLIDFIIIFFGSILILIAHSLIGQNMVIMLISLLFFFYTLASEILMDGQTLGKKVLSTKVVKISGREATIGDYLIRWSFRIIDIYFTLGGVAAMLISSSPNNQRLGGRLSHTTVIKLRPSLRVSLRDVLAINESQPHEITYPQVRRLAEKDMLLIKNVLDRTRKYNNPAHRAAMTELVERIRQESGITPKESDPAQFIEKLIWDYVVLTR
- a CDS encoding VOC family protein, which produces MKRVTGLGGVFFKCEDPENMKEWYADHLDIKTDEYGGLFEWCEKGNPGKTCHTAWSPFSQTTKYFAPSTKPYMFNYRVHDLEALMEQLKKEGVEIVGEIEHYDYGKFGWILDPEGNKVELWEPVDENLKKQ